CGGATGGTGCCCGCCACTTCGGTCACGATCGGGTGTGTGTGCGGATCCCACGTCGCAACGATCTGGCCCGCGGTGACCGCCGTATTGTCGGTCACGGAGAGTACCGCGCCGTATGGCACCTTGTAGCGTTCCTTCTCCCGACCGTGACGGTCAGCGAGACTGATTTCGCCAGAGCGCGACACAGCGACATTGTTGCCGCTCTGCTGGCTGACGAGATTGATCTTGTGCAGACGTATCGTGCCATCGGCCTTGACTGCGATATTGCTGGCCGCGGCCGCTCTGCTGGCAGCGCCGCCGATATGGAAGGTTCTCATCGTAAGCTGGGTGCCCGGCTCGCCGATCGACTGCGCGGCGATCACGCCGACAGCTTCTCCATTGTTCGCCAGATGGCCTCGCGCCAGGTCCCTGCCGTAACAGGTCGAGCAGATTCCGAACCGGGATTCGCAGGTAATCGCGCTACGTACCTTGACCTCGTCGACACCGAGTTCTTCGAGACGATCTACAAACGACTCGTCGAGCTGCGCGCCGGCCTTCATCACCGCTTCCGCGGCCCCGGGCGGTACGACATCCTCGACCAGCACGCGCCCGAGGACACGTTCGCTCAGCGGCTCAACCACGTCACCACCCTCGATGATCGGCTTCATGACGATGCCATCGCTGGTGCCGCAATCCAGTTCCGTGATTACCATGTCCTGCCCGACGTCGACCAACCGCCGGGTCAGGTAGCCGGAGTTCGCCGTCTTCAGGGCCGTATCGGCCAGTCCCTTGCGGGCACCGTGGGTAGAGATGAAGTACTGGAGTACGTCCAGTCCTTCCCTGAAGTTCGCCGTAATCGGTGTTTCGATGATGGATCCGTCCGGCTTGGCCATCAGTCCGCGCATACCGGCGAGCTGCCGGATCTGCGCCGCCGAGCCCCTAGCGCCGGAGTCGGCCATCATGTAGATGGAATTGAAGGACGGCTGACTCACGGTTTCCCCGCTGGCGGCGACCACCTCTTCACTTCCCAGTTGGGACATCATCGCCTTGGCCACCTGATCGTTGGTGTGCGACCAGATGTCGACGACCTTGTTGTAGCGCTCCCCCTTCGTGACCAGCCCGTTGGCGTACTGATCCTGGATGTCCTTCACCTCGCGCTCGGCTGTCGCCAAAATCTTCGCTTTCTCTTCGGGGACGGCCATGTCCTCCACACCGAAGGACACCCCGGAGCGCGTCGCATAGCGGAACCCCGTGTACATGAGCCTGTCGGCGAATATCACCGTTTCCTTGAGACCAACCGTGCGGTAGCAGGCGTATATCAGCCCCGATATCGCGCGTTTCCCCATGTTCCTATCGATCAGGTCGAATCCCAGGCCGTCGGGCAATAGCTGGGACAGCAACGCGCGACCCACCGTTGTTTGTACCCGTCGTACCGACTCCTTGCGTTCTCCCTCCCCGTCGAACAGTACCTCCCGAATGCGCACCTGCACCTTTGCATGCAACTCCACGGCACCGCCTTCATAGGCACGATGTACCTCGTCGACATCCGCGAAGACCATCCCCTCTCCCCTGGCGTTGATCCGCTCCCGGGTCATGTAATAGAGGCCCAGTACGATCTCCTGGGAGGGGACGATGATCGGCTCGCCGTTGGCCGGTGACAGGATATTGTTCGTCGACATCATCAGCGCGCGCGCCTCGAGCTGCGCCTCCAGCGACAGCGGCACGTGCACGGCCATCTGATCGCCGTCGAAGTCGGCGTTGAAGGCGCCGCACACCAGGGGGTGCAGCTGTATCGCCTTGCCCTCGATCAGTACCGGTTCGAAGGCCTGGATACCCAGGCGGTGCAGGGTGGGCGCCCGGTTCAGCATCACCGGGTGCTCCCTGATGACCTCGTCGAGGATATCCCAGACCTCCGCGCCTTCCTTTTCCACCAGCTTCTTCGATGCCTTGATCGTGGTGGTGAGACCCCGAAGGTGGAGCTTGCTGAATATGAAGGGCTTGAACAGCTCGAGCGCCATCTTCTTCGGCAGCCCGCACTGATGCAGCTTGAGCGTGGGACCCACCACGATGACGGAACGTCCGGAGTAGTCCACCCGCTTGCCGAGAAGGTTCTGGCGGAAGCGCCCCTGCTTGCCCTTGATCATGTCGGCAAGCGACTTCAACTGGCGCTTGTTGGTCCCGGTGATCGCCCGGCCTCTTCTGCCGTTGTCGAGCAGTGCATCGACCGACTCCTGCAGCATGCGCTTCTCGTTGCGGACGATGATGTCCGGCGCATTCAGTTCCAGCAGCCGCTTGAGACGGTTGTTGCGATTGATGACGCGGCGGTAGAGATCGTTCAGGTCGGAGGTCGCGAACCGCCCGCCGTCCAGCGGCACCAGCGGACGAAGGTCCGGGGGCAGCACGGGCAGTACGGTCATGATCATCCACTCGGGACGATTGCCCGATTCCAGGAACGACTCCACCAGTTTGAGACGCTTGGAAAGCCGCTTCAGCTTGGTCATCGAGCGGGTTTCCTCGACCTCCTTGCGAAGATTGGCCGCTTCCTCCGTCATGTCGATCGAGGCCAGCAGCTTGTAGACCCCCTCGGCCCCCATCAGCGCCTCGAACTCGTCGCCGTGTTCCTCGAAGGCCTCGAGATAGGTGTCATCCGAGAGCAGTTGCCCCTTCTCCAGGGTCGTCATTCCGGAATCCACGACGACGAAGGCCTCGAAGTAGAGTACGCGCTCGATATCGCGTAGCGTCATGTCGAGCAGCAAACCGATACGCGAAGGCAGAGACTTCAGAAACCAAATGTGCGCAACAGGACTGGCGAGCTCGATGTGTCCCATGCGTTCGCGCCGTACCTTCGTGTGCGTCACCTCGACACCACACTTCTCGCACACCACACCCCGATGCTTGAGCCGTTTGTACTTGCCGCACAGACATTCGTAGTCCTTGGTCGGACCGAAGATCTTCGCGCAAAAGAGCCCGTCGCGTTCGGGCTTGAAGGTTCGATAGTTGATCGTCTCGGGCTTTCTCACCTCACCGTACGACCAGGACCGGATCAGGTCCGGAGACGCCAATCCGATACGGATGGCGTCGAAATCCTCAACCTGTTCCTGCTGCTTCAAGAGGTTCAGTAAATCTTTCATCGTCTCTCCTGCCGACTGGGCTTTCCGGGGTCCGTGAATCCCGGAACCTCGATCAGACGCGCGCGCCCTGTCGGGCGCCGCGCGTTGCGGGTATCAATTCTGCTCCATCTCGATATTGATCCCCAGGGATCGGATCTCCTTGGTCAGTACGTTGAACGACTCCGGCATGCCGGCCTCCATTCGGTGGTCACCGTCGACGATGTTCTTGTACATCTTGTTCCGTCCATTCACATCGTCGGACTTGACCGTGAGCATCTCACGCAGCGTGTAGGCGGCGCCGTAGGCCTCCAGCGCCCAGACCTCCATTTCTCCGAAACGCTGCCCGCCAAACTGCGCCTTACCGCCCAGCGGTTGCTGAGTCACCAGGCTGTAGGGGCCGGTCGAGCGCGCGTGCATCTTGTCGTCCACGAGATGATTGAGCTTGAGGACGTGCATGTAGCCCACGGTTATCGGTCGGTCGAACGTGTCCCCCGTCCGACCGTCGTACAGCATGGTCTGCCCGTTCTCCGGCAGATCGGCCAGACGCAGCATTTCACCGATCTCGTCCTCGTTCGCGCCATCGAATACCGGCGTCGCCATCGGGACACCTTCACGCAAGTTCTGCGCAAGGTCCGCGATTTCTTCATCGGAGAACTCGCCGAGATTGACCTTTTCGTACTGGTCGGCATTGCTGTTGTAGACCTTCTCCAGGAACTGACGGAGGTCGCTCGTCTTGCCCCCTGAATCGACCATCCTGCCGATCTTTGCGCCGAGCGCTTTCGCCGCCCAACCGAGATGTGTCTCCAACACCTGCCCCACATTCATTCGGGATGGCACACCGAGCGGGTTCAGGACGACGTCGATCGGGGTACCGTCCTCCATGTGCGGCATGTCCTCCACGGGGACGATCATCGAGACGACACCCTTGTTCCCGTGTCTTCCCGCCATCTTGTCGCCTGGCTGCATCCGCCGCTTCACCGCCACGTAGACCTTGACCATCTTCAACACGCCGGGGGCGAGATCATCCCCCGCCGAAATCTTCTCGCGCTGCCTCGTCAAACGGTCCTCGAAACTCTCGCGCTGCTGTTTTAGTTGTGCGGAGAGTTTCTCCAACTGGACATTGACCTCCTCACTGCGCATCCGCACCTCTAGCCATTTGCTGCGTTCGATGCTCGCGAGATAGGTCTTGGTGACCTTGGAACCGGACTTGAGCGTTCCGGGCCCGCCCTCGGCCAACTTACCGGTGAGCAACTTCTCCACGCGCGAGTAGACGTCGTTCTCGTAGATCCGTAGCTGGTCGTTGAGATCGATTTTGAACTGTGCCATCGCCGTCTCTTCGATCTGCAAAGCCCGCTTATCCTTTTCGACACCATCACGCGTGAACACCCGAACATCGATGACCGTGCCCTCGATGCCGGAAGACACCCTCAAGGATGTGTCCTTCACGTCGGAAGCCTTTTCGCCGAAGATCGCCCGCAGCAGTTTCTCTTCCGGTGTCAGCTGGGTCTCACCCTTGGGCGTCACCTTACCGACAAGGATGTCACCGGGCCTGACCTCGGCGCCGATGTACACGATCCCGGAGTCGTCGAGCTTGGCGAGCAGCGTCTCGCTGACATTCGGGATATCGGCCGTGATTTCCTCTGAGCCCAGCTTGGTGTCGCGCGCGACGCAGGTCAGTTCCTCGATATGGATGGTGGTGTACCGGTCCTCCTCGACCACCCTTTCCGAGATGAGGATGGAGTCCTCGAAGTTGTAGCCGTTCCAGGGCATGAAGGCCACCAGCATGTTCTGCCCCAGCGCGAGTTCGCCCATATCGGTCGAGGCACCGTCGGCCAGCGCATCGCCCGCCTGCAACTGGTCACCGGGCTTCACCAGAGGTCTCTGATTGATACAGGTGTTCTGGTTGGACCGGGTGTACTTGGTCAGGTTGTAGATATCCACACCGGGCTCGCCGGCCTCGGCCTCTTCATCGTTCACACGGACCACGACACGTGCGGCGTCGACGCTATCGACGGTCCCGCCCCGTCGCGCGACCAGCGCCGCGCCGGAATGAATCGCGACGGTCCGTTCCATCCCCGTCCCGACCAGCGGCTTCTCCGCCCTGAGCGTAGGCACGGCCTGTCGCTGCATGTTCGATCCCATCAGCGCGCGGTTTGCGTCGTCGTGCTCCAGAAACGGGATCAGTGACGCCGCGACGGAAACGATCTGCTTGGTGGAAACGTCCATGTACTCGACGCGGTCCGGTGTCGACAGGGCGAACTCGTTGCTCTGCCGGCACGAAACAAGCTCGTCCACCAGCCTGCCCTCCTCGTCCAGTGTCGCGTTCGCCTGCGCGATGACGTACTGGCTCTCGTCGATGGCCGACAGGTACTCGATCTCGTCGGTCACGTGTCCATCCACGATCTTGCGGTAGGGCGTTTCCAGGAAACCGTACTCGTTGGTCCGGGCATAGACGGCAAGAGAGTTGATCAGGCCGATATTCGGACCCTCAGGGGTCTCGATCGGGCATACGCGCCCGTAGTGGGTGGGGTGCACATCCCTTACCTCGAACCCCGCCCGCTCACGGGTTAGTCCGCCGGGCCCGAGCGCCGAAATCCGACGTTTGTGCGTGACTTCGGAAAGCGGATTGTTCTGGTCCATGAACTGGGACAACTGACTGGAACCGAAGAATTCCTTGATCGCCGCCGCGACAGGCCGAGCGTTGATCAGCTCCTGGGGCATCAGGCCTTCGGATTCCGCCAGCGCCAGACGCTCCTTTACGGCGCGCTCCACACGGACCAGACCGACGCGGAACACGTTCTCGGCCATCTCCCCAACACAGCGCACACGCCGGTTTCCCAGGTGATCGATATCGTCGACGATACCCTTGCCGTTGCGGATGTCGATCAGGACTCGCAGCACTTCCAGGATGTCTTCCTTACTCAGGATCCCCGGACCGGTTGTTTCCTTGCGTCCCACCCGGCGGTTGAACTTCATGCGCCCGACGGCGGACAGGTCGTATCGTTCCTCTGTAAAAAAAAGATTGTGAAACAGGTTCTGCGCCGCTTCCTTTGTCGGGGGTTCCCCGGGGCGCATCATGCGGTAGATATCGATCTGCGCCTCGAGTTCGGACTGGGTCGAATCGATCCTCAGCGTGGAGGAGATGAATGGACCCCGGTCGACCTCATTGGTATAGATCGTCTCGAACTCCGAGATGCCCGATCCGCGTATCTTCTCGATCAGTTCCGCCGTGAGTTCCGTGTTGGCGGGCGCGATCAGTTCGCCGGTTTCCTTGTCGACCGTGTCTTTTGCCAGGGCCTTCCCGATCAGGTACTCCTCAGGCAGGTCGAGTTTCGCGAGCTTCCCTTCCTCCATGAGCCTGACGTGACGCACGGTGATCCTGCGCCCCGCTTCGACGACCACCTCACCACCGACCTTGATATCGAAAGCGGCGATCTCACCCTGAAGCCGTTCCGGAATCAGCTTGAGAACGAAGCCCTTTTTCGTTACCCGAATGGTATTGAGCTCGAAGAACTTTTCGAGGATCTCCTCGGTCTCGCAACCGAGCGCTTGCAGCAGCACCGTGGCGGGCAGTTTGCGCCGCCGGTCGATCCTGACGAAGACACAGTCCTTGGGGTCGAATTCAAAATCCAGCCACGAACCGCGGTAGGGAATGACGCGAGCCGAATAGAGCAACTTGCCCGACGAATGTGTCTTGCCCTTGTCGTGGTCGAAAAACACCCCGGGTGAGCGGTGGAGCTGCGACACGATGACCCTTTCGGTGCCATTGACGACGAAGGTGCCATGATCCGTCATCAGAGGGATTTCCCCCATGTAAGCTTCCTGTTCCTTGACGTCCTTGACCTTCTTGGTGCCCGCCGGTGCGTCCTTGTCGTAGATCACCAGTCGCAGCGTTACCCTCAGAGGCGCGGCATAGGTCTGGCCACGCAATTGACATTCCTTCACATCGAAGGTCGGGGTGCCGAGACGGTAGCCAACGTACTCGAGGACCACGTTGCCAGAATAACTCACAATCGGGAAAACCGACGAAAACGCAGCATGCAGACCGCTCTGCCTGCGGGACTCGTCGTCAGCGCCCTCCTGCAGAAACCGGCGATAGGATGCAAGCTGAATATCGAGCAGGTAGGGCTCGTCCAGAATTCGCGGCCGCTTGCCAAAATCCTTTCGAACGCGTTTTTTTTCGGTGTAGCTGTATGTCATTACGTATCCCCGTGGAATTCGATTAAGGCGATTGCCGGAAAATGACATACCAGATCGCGCCGGATTTTCGTTCGTCATCAAGGCGCGACAACAGGCGCATAGCCGAACTATGTAACGGTTGTCGCAACACAGAGGACGGACGACAAAGACAAGCAGGATGGTATGTCATTTGACAGAATTCGCCTAACACCCCTCGCGAGTGCGGTAACCAGTCTGTTCGGATACCTTAGCGAAGGCCCCGAGCATGCAGCCGCGGTGGGAATCGCTCATTGGCGCAAGCACAAACAGGCCGGTGGCAGGGCGGCCACCGGCCTGCGAATTACAAACGTCCCAGGAGCCGAAGCAGAACAATCGTTGTCGCTTACTTCAACTCTACGCTGGCACCGGCCTCCTCGAGCTGCTTCTTGATATCTTCCGCTTCATCCTTGCCAGCCGCTTCCTTCACGGTCGAAGGTGCGCCTTCGACCATGTCCTTGGCCTCCTTCAGACCAAGGCCCGTGAGGGCCCGTACCACCTTGATGACCGGTACCTTGTTTCCACCGAATCCTGTCAGGACGACATCGAACTCGTCCTTCTCGGCCGCGGCTTCGGCCCCGGCATCGCCTGCCGCGTCAACCGGCGCGGCTGCCACCGCTGCGGCCGCGGACACGCCGAACTTCTCCTCCATATCGGAAATGAGGTCAACGACCTCCATCACCGTCATGTTCGATATCGTTTCCAGAATCTCTTCTTTGGACACTGCCATGATGATTTCTCCTGATTGAATGCTTGACCCGATCCCGCTCTCGATCACGCGGCGGACTGTTTCCGATCCCGGATTGCTGCCGCTGTGCGCACCAGCTTGGCATGCGGCTCGGCCAGGGTACGAACAAACTTCTCTACCGGCGCCTTCATGACTGCCATCAGCATACTGATGGCCTGATCCCGAGTCGGCAGGCTGGCCAACCTGCCAAGTTCGCTTGCGTCGAACAACTGTCCGCCGATCGCGATGGATCGCACCTTGAGCGATTCGTTCTCCTTACCGAACTCCTTGAACAGCCGCGCCGCGGATCCTGGGTCTTCTCGGGAAAACGCCAGGACCAACGGGCCGGTCAGATCCGGCGAGAGACACTCGAATTCGGTGTCCTTCACCGCGCGTCGGGTCAGCGTGTTCTTCACTACGCGGAGATACACACCGGTTTCACGCGCCTTTACACGCAAGTTCGTCATGTCCTCGACGCTCAGCCCGCGGTACTCCGCGGATACAGCGGAATGCGCGCTCGCGGCCACCTCGGCCACCTCGACCACAATCCGTTTCTTGGACTCCAGAGTCAGC
This genomic window from Gammaproteobacteria bacterium contains:
- the rpoC gene encoding DNA-directed RNA polymerase subunit beta', translating into MKDLLNLLKQQEQVEDFDAIRIGLASPDLIRSWSYGEVRKPETINYRTFKPERDGLFCAKIFGPTKDYECLCGKYKRLKHRGVVCEKCGVEVTHTKVRRERMGHIELASPVAHIWFLKSLPSRIGLLLDMTLRDIERVLYFEAFVVVDSGMTTLEKGQLLSDDTYLEAFEEHGDEFEALMGAEGVYKLLASIDMTEEAANLRKEVEETRSMTKLKRLSKRLKLVESFLESGNRPEWMIMTVLPVLPPDLRPLVPLDGGRFATSDLNDLYRRVINRNNRLKRLLELNAPDIIVRNEKRMLQESVDALLDNGRRGRAITGTNKRQLKSLADMIKGKQGRFRQNLLGKRVDYSGRSVIVVGPTLKLHQCGLPKKMALELFKPFIFSKLHLRGLTTTIKASKKLVEKEGAEVWDILDEVIREHPVMLNRAPTLHRLGIQAFEPVLIEGKAIQLHPLVCGAFNADFDGDQMAVHVPLSLEAQLEARALMMSTNNILSPANGEPIIVPSQEIVLGLYYMTRERINARGEGMVFADVDEVHRAYEGGAVELHAKVQVRIREVLFDGEGERKESVRRVQTTVGRALLSQLLPDGLGFDLIDRNMGKRAISGLIYACYRTVGLKETVIFADRLMYTGFRYATRSGVSFGVEDMAVPEEKAKILATAEREVKDIQDQYANGLVTKGERYNKVVDIWSHTNDQVAKAMMSQLGSEEVVAASGETVSQPSFNSIYMMADSGARGSAAQIRQLAGMRGLMAKPDGSIIETPITANFREGLDVLQYFISTHGARKGLADTALKTANSGYLTRRLVDVGQDMVITELDCGTSDGIVMKPIIEGGDVVEPLSERVLGRVLVEDVVPPGAAEAVMKAGAQLDESFVDRLEELGVDEVKVRSAITCESRFGICSTCYGRDLARGHLANNGEAVGVIAAQSIGEPGTQLTMRTFHIGGAASRAAAASNIAVKADGTIRLHKINLVSQQSGNNVAVSRSGEISLADRHGREKERYKVPYGAVLSVTDNTAVTAGQIVATWDPHTHPIVTEVAGTIRFFEFVEGVSVTHQMDEITGLSSTVVTDPKSRGASGKDLRPMVQLVDESGNELCHAGTEIPAHYVLPAGAIVSHVDGSKVDVGDVVARIPQESSKTRDITGGLPRVADLFEARKPKEPAIMAPHTGTVSYGKETKGKMRLVITDDQGEAMEELIPKWRQVNVFEGEHVEKGEVIADGERSPHDILRLLGVTELAEYLVQEIQDVYRLQGVKINDKHIEVIIRQMLRKAEIVDSGDTSLLQGEHVERSRLQEENERMEAEGKQPAQAEPVLLGITKASLVTESFISAASFQETTRVLTEAAVRGGRDDLRGLKENVIVGRLIPAGTGQAFHDEQRRKRARDMLSMEMPPAPVATGELESNQEIQGAGSSAE
- the rpoB gene encoding DNA-directed RNA polymerase subunit beta, whose protein sequence is MTYSYTEKKRVRKDFGKRPRILDEPYLLDIQLASYRRFLQEGADDESRRQSGLHAAFSSVFPIVSYSGNVVLEYVGYRLGTPTFDVKECQLRGQTYAAPLRVTLRLVIYDKDAPAGTKKVKDVKEQEAYMGEIPLMTDHGTFVVNGTERVIVSQLHRSPGVFFDHDKGKTHSSGKLLYSARVIPYRGSWLDFEFDPKDCVFVRIDRRRKLPATVLLQALGCETEEILEKFFELNTIRVTKKGFVLKLIPERLQGEIAAFDIKVGGEVVVEAGRRITVRHVRLMEEGKLAKLDLPEEYLIGKALAKDTVDKETGELIAPANTELTAELIEKIRGSGISEFETIYTNEVDRGPFISSTLRIDSTQSELEAQIDIYRMMRPGEPPTKEAAQNLFHNLFFTEERYDLSAVGRMKFNRRVGRKETTGPGILSKEDILEVLRVLIDIRNGKGIVDDIDHLGNRRVRCVGEMAENVFRVGLVRVERAVKERLALAESEGLMPQELINARPVAAAIKEFFGSSQLSQFMDQNNPLSEVTHKRRISALGPGGLTRERAGFEVRDVHPTHYGRVCPIETPEGPNIGLINSLAVYARTNEYGFLETPYRKIVDGHVTDEIEYLSAIDESQYVIAQANATLDEEGRLVDELVSCRQSNEFALSTPDRVEYMDVSTKQIVSVAASLIPFLEHDDANRALMGSNMQRQAVPTLRAEKPLVGTGMERTVAIHSGAALVARRGGTVDSVDAARVVVRVNDEEAEAGEPGVDIYNLTKYTRSNQNTCINQRPLVKPGDQLQAGDALADGASTDMGELALGQNMLVAFMPWNGYNFEDSILISERVVEEDRYTTIHIEELTCVARDTKLGSEEITADIPNVSETLLAKLDDSGIVYIGAEVRPGDILVGKVTPKGETQLTPEEKLLRAIFGEKASDVKDTSLRVSSGIEGTVIDVRVFTRDGVEKDKRALQIEETAMAQFKIDLNDQLRIYENDVYSRVEKLLTGKLAEGGPGTLKSGSKVTKTYLASIERSKWLEVRMRSEEVNVQLEKLSAQLKQQRESFEDRLTRQREKISAGDDLAPGVLKMVKVYVAVKRRMQPGDKMAGRHGNKGVVSMIVPVEDMPHMEDGTPIDVVLNPLGVPSRMNVGQVLETHLGWAAKALGAKIGRMVDSGGKTSDLRQFLEKVYNSNADQYEKVNLGEFSDEEIADLAQNLREGVPMATPVFDGANEDEIGEMLRLADLPENGQTMLYDGRTGDTFDRPITVGYMHVLKLNHLVDDKMHARSTGPYSLVTQQPLGGKAQFGGQRFGEMEVWALEAYGAAYTLREMLTVKSDDVNGRNKMYKNIVDGDHRMEAGMPESFNVLTKEIRSLGINIEMEQN
- the rplL gene encoding 50S ribosomal protein L7/L12, encoding MAVSKEEILETISNMTVMEVVDLISDMEEKFGVSAAAAVAAAPVDAAGDAGAEAAAEKDEFDVVLTGFGGNKVPVIKVVRALTGLGLKEAKDMVEGAPSTVKEAAGKDEAEDIKKQLEEAGASVELK
- the rplJ gene encoding 50S ribosomal protein L10, translated to MALTLESKKRIVVEVAEVAASAHSAVSAEYRGLSVEDMTNLRVKARETGVYLRVVKNTLTRRAVKDTEFECLSPDLTGPLVLAFSREDPGSAARLFKEFGKENESLKVRSIAIGGQLFDASELGRLASLPTRDQAISMLMAVMKAPVEKFVRTLAEPHAKLVRTAAAIRDRKQSAA